GCTGCTTAACTGCATGGTTTAATATGCAACACATTCTTTAATTGCCTTGGGTTCTTCAATATATCAATAGAAGATAACTAGCTCTCCATAGTGCTTCTAGCATTTTAAATAGCAACCTCAAAATGTGTCTttaaaatgattagaaaaaagggaaagcttGTATATAATAATAAACTGCTATAATAGACTGGGGAACTTATATTCAGATTCCAGATTGTGTCCCAGTTCCTTTTTCCCTGCCTCTCTATGTTCTGAATCTTCACTAAACCTGTCAAAAAGAAGACTCACTGAAACTATTGTCAACTAATTATCAACCAATCTCTGCTATGATCCAGAGCCTTGATTTTTGTCCTTATTTCAAGAATATATCTTTAGTTCTCCTGGATATATGGAAAATTTTGTGTGATTgggatattatatataaattcagaaatgtccattaactggtgaatagataaagaagatgtggtgtgtatgtaCAGTCGGTtattagtcattaaaaataatgaaatcttggggcacttgggaggctcagtgggttaaagcctctgctttcagctcaggtcatgatcccagggtcctggaatcgagccccacatctggctctgtgctcagcagtagtctgcttcctcctctctctctctctgcctgcctctctgcctacttgtgatctctgcctgtcaaataaataaataacatctttaaaaaaataatgaaatcttgccatttgtaacaatgtggaaggagctagagtgtattaggtaagtgaaaaaaaatcagcaagaaatctacatattttgtcaatttataaatattacaaaattttaaaaggctattATAGATGTCATATGTTCTGTATTATTTCAGATAAATTAAGTTTCTATTATGTCTCTGGAATCACCTCAACCACATGGAAAATCAGAACAATGTCACAGAATTTCTCTTCATGGGTCTGTGGGGAAATAAGCAAATGGAGctactgttctttttcttcttcctgctttgttaTTTGGTAATCTTAGTGGGAAATTTTCTCATCTTATTCACGATCACCTGCAGCCATCTAATCGAACAACCAATGTACTATTTTCTCTGTCACCTTTCCCTCATGGATCTTGGCTACACCTCCACAGTGGTCCCCAGGTTAATCAGGGACTTGGTCGCAGCAAGAAAAAACATTTCCTATAACAACTGTATGACCCAGCTGTTCACTGCCCACTTGCTGGCAGGTGTGGAGATATTCATCTTGGTGTCCATGGCTTTAGACCGCTACGTTGCCATTGTCAAGCCCCTGCACTACATGGTCATCATGAACCGGCGGAGGTGTAACATGTTGGTCTTCATGGCCTGGGGTGTGGGTTTTTGGCACTCTGTCGCTTTACTGCTGGTTGTACTTCATTTACCTTTCTGTGGTCCTAATCAGATTGATCACTACATATGTGATGTGAAGCCTCTCTTAAAACTGGTGTGCAAAGACATTCATGCTGTTAATATCTTAATGATTGCAAACTCAGGAATGGTGGTGGTTGCTGTCTTTCTTGTCCTGGTGGCTTCTTACATTCTCATATTATACAATCTTAGGACATACTCTTCTGTAGGGAGACGCAAAGCTCTTTCAACCTGCAGCTCTCATGTAATGGTTGTCATCTTGTTCTTTGTGCCTTGTATCTATATTTATGTTCTACCTGCTGGGAGTGAGAACAAGGATAAGGAAGTCTCTGTGTTTTATACTGTGATTGCTCCCATGCTGAATCCTCTCATCTATACCCTGAGAAACATGGAGATGAGAATTGCCATGGGTAAAGTGTGGTCTAAAATGACAGATTCAAAATTCTGGTAGGGGCAACTTGGTGGTTcatgtggctcaggtcatgatcagaatcatgggaccaagccctgcatagggctttttactgagcaggaaacctgcttctccctctgccactcccccctggtttttctatgtcaaataaataaataaaatcttaaaaaaaaattcaggtaaagatgatatttattttacttctcacCCTGTGTTCCCTGcacatttattatttgagatGTTGTAGAAGATATATAGCTTTCTTTGGGGAGTTGGACTAAATGATCTCTAACATTTTAAGAGTCAAAGAAGAAAGTTACTATAGTTCAGGTTGCAATCTGCATGCTAAAGTTTCCAACTAGTGGCAGATGTGGTTGAATGGGTTTGAGGAATGCTAGAAATGATTTTCTAAAACACATAGCACAGCCCCTTCCAAAAATATAGATGGAACCCTATTTTCcttgaataaaatccaaacttctcTCTTGCTTATCAAAATTCGTCCTGGCCAAATTTGCTAATCTCAGAAGGCATTACATTGGTAGAAATTATGGTGTTACAATGACAGGTTGGGGGGTCAGGGAGAGCTGGGTGATTGCTGACTCAGGTACATTTTCATCTTTGGGTCTTGGCAATTTGCTTTAATTATATAtgcattcttatttttcaaatgtctaCGAAATGCATAATATTGTACTGTATAAAGTTGTAGCAGTACTTTGGCTAACACATGTGAAGATTTTGCTAGGACATATGGCTACTGGAAACACGTTATatatctttcctctttctttacctttcttcgtttttttttttttccctttgctagGATGCTTTCAACCAACTACACCCAACTCCACATTCTTCAAACATACTCTAAAGTCTATCAGCTATATGACTGTTTCTTCTATCTTTCCTGCTTATAATGCTGCCCCCACTATGCGTTAgagttcatgtctttttttttaagattttatttatttatttgacagacagagatcacaagtaggcagagagacaagcagagagagaggaggaagaaggctcctcgctgagcagatagcccgatgcgggactcgatcccaggacactgggatcatgacctgagccaaaggcagaggctttaacccactgagccacccaggcacccctagagttcATGTCTTAAATATAAGTCACActcctgatattttctttttccagaagttTTTCCCAATTCACAGATAGACCAGaagtatttctgatttttctctgttcttttgttGTTATGAAACTGTACATTTACTCCTTTTAAATTAATCATCTGCCCcatattagtattttttcttatgttttcctgGTTTGAGTCAACTCAGCCAAAGATgcactatatatttatttttcttttatccattttccagCAATGAACCCACAcaaattaagaaagaaacaattaatgaattaaaatcaaataatctatcttctgtttttattgactttattgttttttctcaCTATCCAGAACTTCCCATTACACTATGAAATAtcatgaattaataaaatatgtaaaaaaatatgtaatgtcagaaagtttaaaaattcaacatacaTTTCATGTAGTTATCAGGGAAAGAATGAAAACTGGCTGAATCTCAGCCACCTATTGggtctttttacttattttctgcaTTTGGAGGTGCTACTACTTTAATTTTCAGTTATCCCTTGTCTTTTTAATCACATAATCAAGTCAGCTCTGTGTTTTGGTCCCATTTGGGAAGACGTTTCTCTCTGCCAAAGCACTTGCCTTTTCTCAGCAGAATGATTGTATTGTTTCCACACACAGTTTTCTCAACTGAATTACTTCTGCCTCACAGCCAAGAAGAAGTCTAGGTAAAAccataaatgagataatgcttgTCTTTAATGTCAGGAAAgtttcttttagtatttctgCTCTTAAACTTTTCAGAAATCTAActaattatgttttgttttgttttgttttgtttcttcatggGTCTATGAAACCTATGGAATATCAAGGGAAAACATTCTGCCTCTTTCATAGGAAATTAAATCTGTCTAGTATAGTTTTGTTTGACCTGGTTTAAACtattaattttccaaaaaatatatggattatttttaaaagtatagaattGTAATATTTGTACCTAATATGTGTGATcatttttgtctctctgtgtctgtggtATGTGATGTTTTGAGGGCCTTCAGGATGGGTCAAAGGAAATACTCAACCCATCAGAAAGAATGCTACACAACAGAACCAAaatcttttctgatttgttttcttttctcaagaatctgtaatattttattgacaaacacataaaaatattatatagtaGGCCCATCAAAAATATATtgaacctatatatatatatatatatatatatatatataaataacctaGATTAGTTATCCACTTTTAAGTTGTTCTCTCTAGAATTCACTTTCCAACCTATAGAACAATACTTAATACCTTCAAAAATACCTGAAATCTCAGTTTTGGAAGTAAGCTCATACAACCCATAAAACAAATGGTTTTAgaagggaaatagaaaagaagaaaaatataccaaaatcaaTTCTCAGAAGAGTGAGTTAATATGAACTGAGATAAATGCAGGGATTGAGGTGATAAATGAGGTACTTGTACACATCTCTAAGGAGTATGctaatatgtttgtgtgtgttattGGTAGACTTATGACCAACTATCTCCTGTGTATTGACACAAGGTCTGAGTGAAGCTTGGTCAAAAGCATGTGTTATGTTGAAATGGACAAACAGTAAAACACTGAGTTCTGATATCCATCATTCGGAAGTAGTAGACTCTCTTATTTCCTCAGAGTTACTACACTGTCCAAGCTGGAGGCAAGTAGTAAACATGTAAAAACCAGCTCCTTTCACTCATAGAAGGCACACAgttcttttccttattcttatTTAGTAGCTCTTTGGGCAAATCTTTTTAACTTCTAGTGGACTGCATTTTTATTGGAACCCGAGAACTAACATTACTTAACTCACAGGATGCACTATTAGGAGATGCAATGATACAATAaacttaaaacacaaaataatctcTTGATAAAttgtctattattattattattattattattattattattttgtatctgATAAGATTCTGTAAAATTTGATCTCCTTAAGTTTAACATgtataaaggaatttttaaaaaagattttatttattaagttaacCCTAAATGAACTCaagttgtatttaaaaattaatcacacATCAATAAGCTTGCAtaataaaatctgatttaaaatgaTTCTCTGGCTTTAACTCTCTTGACTTCATattggatataaaaataaattagtgaaGATGAAGTGAAATCAGTTACTCAAGGTATTTAAAATATACTCACTGCTCTTCTACCTGttgatccattaaaaaaaaaaagtccataaagGAACTGAATCATAATATGCCAGCAATTAGTAGGCAAGTCACTATTTATCAGATCCAGAGTCTTTCTTATGTACACaagaaaaacatgaacaaaagACAAATAAGAGCTAAAACTTCAATCAAAAAACCCTGTGACACAAATCATGGAAATGAATGGAAACAGCAAatcatcagggtgcctgggtggctcagcaggttaagcctctgccttcggctcaggtcatgatctcagggccctgggatcaagccccacatcagactcctggctcagtggggagcctgcttcccccctctctctctctgccttcttgtgatctctgtcaaataaataaattaaaaaaaaaaaaaaaaaaggaaacacaaatcatCTTAGTAAATAACATGAAAAGGAGATGCATGAAAAACATTTCCTAGAAGAACCCGAAAATATTTAATCCAATCTCAGCTTTGTGTTTTGGTTCCCATTTGTCTGGAGATTTCTCTCTGCCCAAACACTTGTGTTTTCTCAGCGGAATGATTGGATTGCTTCCAGAGTTTGATTTACTTTGTTATTCCTGCCCCAGTGTCAAGGCAAAATCCAAGAACACACATAGAGGCAGTAGTGTCTGTCTGTGGATGCC
The genomic region above belongs to Neovison vison isolate M4711 chromosome 7, ASM_NN_V1, whole genome shotgun sequence and contains:
- the LOC122913627 gene encoding olfactory receptor 4P4-like, yielding MENQNNVTEFLFMGLWGNKQMELLFFFFFLLCYLVILVGNFLILFTITCSHLIEQPMYYFLCHLSLMDLGYTSTVVPRLIRDLVAARKNISYNNCMTQLFTAHLLAGVEIFILVSMALDRYVAIVKPLHYMVIMNRRRCNMLVFMAWGVGFWHSVALLLVVLHLPFCGPNQIDHYICDVKPLLKLVCKDIHAVNILMIANSGMVVVAVFLVLVASYILILYNLRTYSSVGRRKALSTCSSHVMVVILFFVPCIYIYVLPAGSENKDKEVSVFYTVIAPMLNPLIYTLRNMEMRIAMGKVWSKMTDSKFW